The genomic window ATGATTATTGTCAGAAATCTGAAATTATCTTCAGATGGTGATATATTCATTTTTGACCGAAAAGGGAAAGGTATTAGAAAAATAAATAGGCAAGGTTCTGGTTCCGAAGAATATAGCTTTCTTTTGCGAGTTACCCTAGATGAAGAACATGAAGAATTATTTGTAGTTGATAATCGATCTAAAAAAGTATATATATATGATCTACAAGGTAATTTTAAACGAAGTTTTAAAAATATAGAAGGGGCATCCTATGATCGGGTTTTCAATTTAGGAAGTGACTATTTAATCTGTAATGATGGAGACAATTTATTTACCGATGAAATCAAAAACATATTTTATATTATCTCAAAACAGGACGGAAGACTTATCAAAGAAATTCATATTCCATATGACAAGAAAAAAACCAGTTTAATTATTAATAAGGAACAGACTAAATCTGCAAGACCTCGAAATGAAGAATTTGTTCCATTTCATGATTCATGGATTTTAATGGATCACTCATCAGATACGATATATCGGGTTTTTACTGATAAAAGAGTTGTCCCTTTTATAGCAAGAACTCCTTCCATACAATCAATGGGAACCGAGATATTTCTATATCCATCAGTTCTTACTGATCGCTACTATTTTATGCAGACAGTAAAAAAAGTATATGATTTTTCAAGTCGGGTAGGACTTCCAAGAACAGATTTAATGTATGATATGAAAGAAAATATTATCTATGAATACTCTCTTTATAATGCTGATTATGTGCATAAAGAATTTGTAAGTTTGGGTTATGGAGGAATAGCCTTTATAAATAAAGAAATAGCCTTTGTTAAAACATTAGAAGCACCTGATCTAGTTGATGCCTATAAAAATGGGAATTTAAAAGGCAAATTAAAAGAGATTGCAGCCAGCTTAGATGAGGAATCCAATCCAGTTCTTATGATTGCAAAATATAAACAAAAGAAGTAACTGCCTAGAGTAATTATTATGGAACTAACAAAAATTGCAGATTGGCTTCTTTTAAATGGGACATTAACAAAATGCCCAGGATTACTACATGGCAAGTTAGGAATAGCTATTTTCTTCTTCCATTATGCTCGTTATACAGGAAAAACATTATTCGAAGAATATGCATGGGATTTGATCATGGCAATCCAAGAACAGCTCCATGTAAATTATCGTCCAGATTATGAGAAAGGCATAGCTGGTATTGGGGTAGGGATCAACTATTTATCCTACAATAATCTTATTGAGATTGAGGAAGATTTATTTGAGGATTTCGATAAGCGGATGTACCGAGCCGTCATTCACGACCCTTTCCCTAATTACAGTCGTGATGAAGGATTGATTGGATATGGATGGTATTGGCTTCATCGTGCCAAAAGCCAAATGAGCAACGAATGTTTATCTTTTATCACAGAGAGTATCAAAAATAATAGAAATGATCTATCAGCAAATGAACAACAAGACATATATCTTTTTTTGCGTGCACACACTAGAGAATTAGAGTCGAACAGAATATTTCCGAAGCTTAAACCTAGTTTAACATTGGAGAATATGGGGTTATCTGGTGGTTATGCAGGTGAGGGCATGTATAGATTGACTGCCCTTGGAGCAATTGAGACTTCGTGGCAACAGCTTTTATAATATAAGTTGTAAGTATATTCTATCAACATACCATAAAAATGATTAATCTATATATTTTCTCGAACAAAAGTCGAGGTGGCTTATACGGAGTAGGTACCTATATTCGTGAATTGATTACCGCCTTGCGAAGTAAAAGTAATAGTATCCACATCCATGTAGTTCACATATTATGTGACCAACTTCAAATCGAAAAAAAAGAAGTGAAAGATGTTTCATACTGGTATTTCCCAGAGCCGATCTCAAAAGAATGGAATCTTCTAGATCAAGAACAACGAAAAGTTTACTCTCGGAATATTGTCTATCTACTCAGAAATTATATTCAAGACCAAAAAAATCTAGTTTTTCATTTAAATTCATACAGAGATAAATCACTTGCATTAGAACTAAAAATTGCATTTGATTGCAAAGTGATTACTGTCACTCATTTTTCTGAATGGAGTTCAGTTATTCATGATAACTTAGAAAAACTTCGAATTATCTTACGAAAAAAAGAAACAAATGAATTGGAAGATTTAATCCAAAAATCATTCGAGGAGGAAAGGACATGTTATGAAAGAATGGATCAAGTGATCAGCCTGTCAAACTATATGCAAGAATTATTGTATCACGATTATGGAGTAGATATAAATCGTATAATAATTATTCCAAACGGAATGAGCGACAAGATAAAAGAAGAAGTTGACCAGAAGAGATTACGAAAAAAATGGCACTTGTACCCAGAAGAACAAATGATTATTTTTGTCGGACGGTTAGAAGAGATCAAGGGAACTCATTTCTTGATTCGAGCCTTTCAATTAATTTTACAAGAAAGCCCCAATTGCCGTTTATGGATAGTTGGTGATGGCGATTATCAAAATTCTTTCTCCGAAGCCAATCCTATCTTCTCCAAAATAACTTTCACTGGTTTCGTTGATCAAACCTCGCTTTTTGAGTTATACCGTTTAGCTGATGTCGGTGTCGTACCTTCCCTATTCGAGCCTTTTGGTTATGTACCTGTCGAAATGATGATGCATGAATTACCCATCGTCGCAACCGCCACATCCGGGTTGAACGAGGTCGTAGACGAATCTTGCGGATTGAAAGTACCATTAATAGTATCTCCTGATAGTGTAGAGATCGACACCTCCCTGTTAGCGCAGAAGATCGTCTACCTATTACAGAACCCGAAAGAAGCGAAACGACTCGGGAAGAACGGTCGCAAACGGTATTTGGAGAAATATTCCTCGGAAGTATTCGGGAAAAACATGATCGCATTTTATAAATCCTTATTCCAAGAATGTAAATAATAATCAACGAACCTGATACTATATGGATACGCTCAATCAAATCGACATATCGATCATTATCCCGATATATAACGTGGAGAAATATTTGACGGTTTGTATCGACTCGTTGAAGAACCAAGGTGGCCTTCGTATGGAGATTATATTGGTTAATGATGGCTCGACTGATTTGTCAGGGGAAATTGCTGATGAATACGCTAAAAAAGAGGAGCGTATCAAAGTGATTCATCAAGAGAACGGGGGAGCATCCGCAGCCCGCAACGTTGGTTTGGATATTGCCACGGAAGAGTACATCGCTTTTTTAGATAGTGATGACTGGATTAAAGATGAATCATTATCTCTTTTATATGATGAGGCGGTGAAACATCATGCCGATGTCGTGATGGGAAATATGTGGCTATGTCATCAAGACGGAAGTATGGATAAACCTTTTAAATGTATTTCCAACGGATCTATAAAAGAATTGCTTTCCGGTAAAGAAAGTTTCATAGAATTAGTCAAAACTTGTTTCTATTTGCCCATGCCCTTCAAATACATATACAATAGGAAATATCTGCATAAAATACAGGCTCGTTTTGAGGAAGGCATCATGCATGAGGATGAGTTATGGTGTCCCATCGTCCTTTGCCAAGCGGAGAGGATGGTTATCACCAACATTGAGTTTTATTATTACCGCCAGAACGAAGAATCGGTCATGCATACGACAAGCCTAGCCCGAAGGCTGAAATCATTATTTCAAGTTACTGAGGGATTGATTAAATTCTCTGATCAATTTGTTTCCTCTAAGACGAGCGTTGACTTGAGAAGCTGGTGGTATGTAAACATCCTCAGGCTTTATTCTAAGGCATTCACACTACTTCCCAACATAAAAGATTCCTCATACATAGTACACAAACATTATCTGGATCGATTTTGGAGGGATTGCGGGCAAATGATTCCGGAATCTATACAAAGATGCAGAAATTATTACTACAAGGCAGAAGCCGGGCTGAAAGAATATACGGATTGGCGTGTGTCTGATTGGGTAGCAGGCGTAGATTGCCAAATAAAGGCTGGTAAAAAAGTGATGCTCGTATTCAACACGATAAATGGGGAAGATCTACAGTTGAAAATAGAGGATGTACCCGTTGATTGGGTGATAACCACCGACAGGAAATATTTCCAACAGGCGACTATAGTCGTTTTCCACCTTCCCACATTGCATTATGAGCTAGAGAATGATCAGGATAAGCTGGAAGGACAAACATGGGTCAGCTGGCATCTGGAGTCCGAAAAGGATGATCCGGGAATCAACGATCCGGAAATAAGCGAACTATTCGACCTTTTGATAAGTGACCCACAAGATAGCGAGGGTGAACAACATCCATTGCTAAGACTGTGCCGAAATTATGTAAATAATGGATAGAATTCCATTCACCGCTATAAGTTTTGAGCAAAAAGAAGAGATCACGAGAAAAAATAACCTAGTTTTGTAACTAGGCATGATTGAGCGAACGTATCGCTCCAAGTGTTTAACCTTAAATCGGAAGAATAATGAAATGGATAATCACAATACCAGCGATCCTCCTCTTTGCGTTAGCGGGATGTGGAAAAGATAAGCAATCGACAAATGAGCTTATCACTGTTGATGTTACGGTAAGTTACCCTAAAAAAGAACTAATTCTTCAAGATTTTATGGATGTCGAATATATTCCTTTGGAAACAAAGGACGATTTTATTTGCCAAGGTCTTGTCCTAGCAATCGGAAAGGATATTATTCTTGCCAGAAACCGAATCAGAGATGGAGATATCTTTATCTATGACAGAAAAACGGGAAAAGGATTAAAAAAAATAAATAGAGAAGGGCAAGGTGGAGAAGAATATACGTTCATCCAAAGAATTGTGCTTGATGAAAAACAAAATGAAATATTTGTACTCGATCATTTTTCAAGGAAAATATCAGTATATGATTTAGATGGGAATTTTAAAAGAAGCCTTAAACGAGGTGATGAACTCTATTTCTTTCATTTATACAATTTCAACCAAACAAGTTTAATAACTAATAATTATTGGGTAACAGACAAGCCTGCTTTTACTATTATATCTAAACAGGATGGAACAACCAAACAAATCCAGATTCCATTTAAAGAAAAAATATCAATGGCTGTAAACTATTCTGATAAAGCAAAGGATATATATTACAACGTGATCCCTGATAACTATAATCCTATAATTCCCTATTTTGATTGTTGGGTACTTGTAGAACAATCATCCGATACAGTATATAAGTACCAATCAGACCATAAAATGATACCGATTATAGCAAGGACCCCATCCGTACAATCCATGAATCCGGAAGTATTCCTCTTCCTAGGGATTCTTACTAACCGCTATTATTTTATGGAAACGGTTAAAAAAGAATATAACTTCGAGACACATGAGGGATTTCCCACTACAGACTTATTATATGACAAACAAGAAAAGGCTATTTTTGAATATATTGTATATAACAACGATTATTCTGAGAAAAGAGCGGTGAATATGAAATCACTTCCTGTAGACGATAAAATCGCATCTTGGCAAAGTATCGAGGCTTCCCAGCTCATTGAGGATTATGAAAAAGGGAAGTTGAAGGGACGATTAAAAGAAATTGCCGCAAGTTTAGATGAAGAATCCAATCCGGTAATCATGTTAATAAAACACAAAAAACAAACCAATCCCTAATGGTTATGAATCCAATGGAGGCTGTCTCTTATAATACAAAAA from Parabacteroides distasonis ATCC 8503 includes these protein-coding regions:
- a CDS encoding 6-bladed beta-propeller, with the protein product MKNKIIALSVLLSILSGGCVNMQQSKDLLTIDVTKDYPQKEFALQDIFDIDYIPLDTSRTFTTMGYMQDISKDMIIVRNLKLSSDGDIFIFDRKGKGIRKINRQGSGSEEYSFLLRVTLDEEHEELFVVDNRSKKVYIYDLQGNFKRSFKNIEGASYDRVFNLGSDYLICNDGDNLFTDEIKNIFYIISKQDGRLIKEIHIPYDKKKTSLIINKEQTKSARPRNEEFVPFHDSWILMDHSSDTIYRVFTDKRVVPFIARTPSIQSMGTEIFLYPSVLTDRYYFMQTVKKVYDFSSRVGLPRTDLMYDMKENIIYEYSLYNADYVHKEFVSLGYGGIAFINKEIAFVKTLEAPDLVDAYKNGNLKGKLKEIAASLDEESNPVLMIAKYKQKK
- a CDS encoding lanthionine synthetase LanC family protein, with product MELTKIADWLLLNGTLTKCPGLLHGKLGIAIFFFHYARYTGKTLFEEYAWDLIMAIQEQLHVNYRPDYEKGIAGIGVGINYLSYNNLIEIEEDLFEDFDKRMYRAVIHDPFPNYSRDEGLIGYGWYWLHRAKSQMSNECLSFITESIKNNRNDLSANEQQDIYLFLRAHTRELESNRIFPKLKPSLTLENMGLSGGYAGEGMYRLTALGAIETSWQQLL
- a CDS encoding TIGR04157 family glycosyltransferase, producing the protein MINLYIFSNKSRGGLYGVGTYIRELITALRSKSNSIHIHVVHILCDQLQIEKKEVKDVSYWYFPEPISKEWNLLDQEQRKVYSRNIVYLLRNYIQDQKNLVFHLNSYRDKSLALELKIAFDCKVITVTHFSEWSSVIHDNLEKLRIILRKKETNELEDLIQKSFEEERTCYERMDQVISLSNYMQELLYHDYGVDINRIIIIPNGMSDKIKEEVDQKRLRKKWHLYPEEQMIIFVGRLEEIKGTHFLIRAFQLILQESPNCRLWIVGDGDYQNSFSEANPIFSKITFTGFVDQTSLFELYRLADVGVVPSLFEPFGYVPVEMMMHELPIVATATSGLNEVVDESCGLKVPLIVSPDSVEIDTSLLAQKIVYLLQNPKEAKRLGKNGRKRYLEKYSSEVFGKNMIAFYKSLFQECK
- a CDS encoding glycosyltransferase, yielding MDTLNQIDISIIIPIYNVEKYLTVCIDSLKNQGGLRMEIILVNDGSTDLSGEIADEYAKKEERIKVIHQENGGASAARNVGLDIATEEYIAFLDSDDWIKDESLSLLYDEAVKHHADVVMGNMWLCHQDGSMDKPFKCISNGSIKELLSGKESFIELVKTCFYLPMPFKYIYNRKYLHKIQARFEEGIMHEDELWCPIVLCQAERMVITNIEFYYYRQNEESVMHTTSLARRLKSLFQVTEGLIKFSDQFVSSKTSVDLRSWWYVNILRLYSKAFTLLPNIKDSSYIVHKHYLDRFWRDCGQMIPESIQRCRNYYYKAEAGLKEYTDWRVSDWVAGVDCQIKAGKKVMLVFNTINGEDLQLKIEDVPVDWVITTDRKYFQQATIVVFHLPTLHYELENDQDKLEGQTWVSWHLESEKDDPGINDPEISELFDLLISDPQDSEGEQHPLLRLCRNYVNNG
- a CDS encoding 6-bladed beta-propeller; the encoded protein is MKWIITIPAILLFALAGCGKDKQSTNELITVDVTVSYPKKELILQDFMDVEYIPLETKDDFICQGLVLAIGKDIILARNRIRDGDIFIYDRKTGKGLKKINREGQGGEEYTFIQRIVLDEKQNEIFVLDHFSRKISVYDLDGNFKRSLKRGDELYFFHLYNFNQTSLITNNYWVTDKPAFTIISKQDGTTKQIQIPFKEKISMAVNYSDKAKDIYYNVIPDNYNPIIPYFDCWVLVEQSSDTVYKYQSDHKMIPIIARTPSVQSMNPEVFLFLGILTNRYYFMETVKKEYNFETHEGFPTTDLLYDKQEKAIFEYIVYNNDYSEKRAVNMKSLPVDDKIASWQSIEASQLIEDYEKGKLKGRLKEIAASLDEESNPVIMLIKHKKQTNP